From one Mycolicibacterium sp. HK-90 genomic stretch:
- a CDS encoding alpha/beta fold hydrolase: MPPPAPSITRIEGPWRHLQVHANGIRFHVVEGESSQPDRVTAGENSRPDRPLVILLHGFGSFWWSWRHQLTELSDARVVAVDLRGYGDSDKPPRGYDGWTLAGDTAGLVRALGHKSATLVGHADGGLVCWATAVLHPRVVDAIALVSSPHPVALRSSTLTRRDQGRALLPSMLRYQLPMWPEHQLTRHDGAELERLVRSRAGAGWQASQDFSDTIGHLRRAIQIPGAAHCALEYQRWAVRSQLRGEGRRFMRSMKRPIGVPVLHMRGDVDPYVLPAPVFRTQHYAPHGRYVSITGAGHFAHEEQPEAVNVQLSRFLARLHG; the protein is encoded by the coding sequence ATGCCCCCGCCCGCCCCGTCGATCACCAGGATCGAGGGGCCGTGGCGGCATCTGCAGGTGCACGCCAACGGCATTCGCTTCCATGTCGTGGAGGGCGAGAGCTCGCAGCCCGACCGTGTGACAGCGGGCGAGAACTCGCGGCCCGACCGTCCGTTGGTGATCCTCCTGCACGGGTTCGGCTCGTTCTGGTGGTCCTGGCGGCACCAACTCACGGAATTGTCCGACGCGCGTGTCGTCGCGGTCGATCTGCGCGGTTACGGCGACAGTGACAAGCCGCCGCGCGGTTATGACGGCTGGACCCTGGCCGGAGATACCGCCGGCCTCGTGCGGGCACTGGGGCACAAGTCGGCCACCCTGGTCGGGCACGCCGACGGCGGCCTGGTGTGTTGGGCGACGGCCGTGCTGCATCCGCGGGTCGTCGATGCGATCGCCTTGGTGAGCTCACCGCATCCGGTGGCGCTGCGTTCTTCCACGCTGACGCGCCGCGACCAGGGCCGTGCGCTGTTGCCGTCGATGCTGCGCTACCAGCTGCCGATGTGGCCCGAGCACCAGCTGACGCGGCACGACGGCGCCGAGCTGGAGCGCCTCGTACGCAGCCGGGCCGGGGCCGGATGGCAGGCCAGTCAGGACTTCTCCGACACCATCGGTCATCTGCGCCGGGCCATCCAGATACCCGGGGCCGCGCACTGCGCCCTGGAGTATCAGCGGTGGGCGGTGCGCAGCCAGCTGCGCGGAGAGGGCCGACGTTTCATGCGGTCGATGAAGCGCCCGATCGGGGTGCCGGTGCTGCACATGCGCGGTGACGTCGACCCGTACGTGCTGCCCGCCCCGGTGTTCCGGACCCAGCACTACGCGCCACACGGCCGGTATGTATCGATCACGGGGGCAGGGCATTTCGCCCACGAGGAGCAGCCGGAGGCGGTCAACGTGCAGCTGAGCCGGTTCCTGGCCCGACTGCACGGCTGA
- the marP gene encoding acid resistance serine protease MarP — MTPSVWLDFAILGIGFVAAISGWRSGALGSLLSFIGVVLGAVAGVLLAPHVIPHISGDRTKLFATLFLILALVVIGEIAGVVLGRAVRGTIRNPLLRALDSVVGVSLMLVAVLVASWLLGSLLTNSDQPNLAAAVKNSRVLTEVDKVAPSWLRSVPNRLSALLDTSGLPDVLEPFGRTPIVNVDAPDASLATDPIVTTSRPAVVKIRGIAPSCQKVLEGSGFVVAPNRVMSNAHVVAGADSVTIEADGKTYDAGVVSYDPNADISILDVPNLPITPLQFAEQPAPQGTDAVVMGYPGGGDFLATPARVREIIELNGPDIYRTTTVTREVYTVRGTVRQGNSGGPMINRAGKVLGVVFGAAVDDVDTGFVLTAKEVEHQLAKVGSTERVPTGTCINS; from the coding sequence ATGACACCTTCGGTCTGGCTCGATTTCGCCATCCTCGGCATCGGGTTCGTCGCAGCCATCTCCGGCTGGCGATCCGGCGCGCTCGGATCTCTGCTGTCGTTCATCGGTGTGGTGCTTGGGGCGGTGGCCGGTGTGCTGCTGGCGCCGCACGTCATCCCGCACATCAGCGGTGACCGCACCAAACTGTTCGCCACCCTGTTCCTGATCCTGGCGCTGGTGGTGATCGGAGAGATCGCCGGTGTGGTGCTGGGCCGTGCCGTGCGCGGCACGATCCGAAACCCGCTGTTGCGCGCGTTGGACTCGGTGGTCGGGGTCAGCCTGATGCTGGTCGCGGTCCTGGTCGCGTCCTGGCTGCTGGGCAGCTTGCTGACCAATTCCGATCAGCCGAATCTCGCTGCCGCAGTGAAGAATTCACGGGTACTCACCGAGGTTGACAAGGTGGCGCCGAGCTGGCTCCGGTCGGTCCCGAACCGGTTGTCGGCACTCCTGGACACCTCCGGCCTGCCCGACGTGCTCGAACCGTTCGGTCGGACCCCGATCGTCAACGTCGACGCCCCGGATGCCTCACTGGCCACCGATCCGATCGTGACGACCAGCCGGCCCGCCGTGGTCAAGATCCGCGGTATCGCGCCCAGCTGCCAGAAGGTACTGGAGGGCAGCGGATTCGTCGTCGCCCCTAACCGGGTGATGTCCAACGCCCACGTGGTGGCCGGTGCCGACAGCGTGACCATCGAGGCCGACGGCAAGACCTACGACGCCGGCGTGGTGTCCTACGACCCGAACGCGGACATCTCCATCCTCGACGTGCCGAATCTGCCCATCACCCCGCTGCAGTTCGCCGAACAACCCGCCCCGCAGGGCACCGACGCCGTGGTGATGGGTTACCCCGGTGGCGGTGACTTCCTGGCCACCCCGGCCCGGGTCCGCGAGATCATCGAGCTCAACGGACCCGACATCTACCGGACCACCACCGTCACCCGTGAGGTCTACACCGTCAGGGGCACCGTGCGGCAAGGCAATTCGGGCGGGCCGATGATCAACCGCGCCGGCAAGGTGCTCGGCGTGGTGTTCGGTGCGGCCGTCGACGACGTCGACACCGGATTCGTGTTGACCGCCAAGGAAGTCGAGCATCAGCTGGCCAAGGTCGGCAGCACCGAGCGGGTCCCGACCGGGACCTGCATCAACTCCTGA
- a CDS encoding CoA pyrophosphatase, whose translation MRSTRDGLFPDAAPAWLKPLVDNLDRVPDAYRRRVPPDVLAGIVEANNQAAQAGARRDAAVLVLFSGPAEGAPPLLPEDVDLLVTVRASTLRHHAGQAAFPGGATDPGDEGPVGTAFREATEETGIDTSRLYPLATLEKMFIPPSGFHVVPVLAYSPDPGPVAVVDESETAVVARVPVRAFTNPENRLMVYREANTSRFAGPAFLLNEMLVWGFTGQVISAILDVAGWAKPWNTDDVRGLDEAMALVGHDNGYGEAQC comes from the coding sequence GTGAGATCGACGCGCGACGGGCTGTTCCCGGATGCGGCCCCGGCCTGGCTCAAACCGCTCGTGGACAACCTCGACCGGGTGCCCGACGCATACCGCAGGCGGGTACCGCCCGATGTGCTGGCCGGCATCGTCGAAGCCAACAACCAGGCCGCCCAGGCCGGCGCGCGGCGGGACGCCGCAGTGCTGGTGCTGTTCTCCGGCCCGGCCGAGGGCGCGCCCCCGCTGCTGCCCGAGGATGTCGACCTGCTGGTGACGGTCCGCGCCTCGACGTTGCGTCACCACGCCGGGCAGGCCGCGTTCCCGGGTGGCGCCACCGATCCCGGCGACGAGGGGCCGGTCGGCACGGCTTTCCGCGAGGCCACCGAGGAGACCGGCATCGACACCAGCCGGCTGTACCCGCTGGCCACGCTCGAGAAGATGTTCATCCCGCCGTCGGGGTTCCACGTGGTTCCGGTGCTGGCCTATTCGCCCGACCCGGGACCGGTGGCCGTCGTCGACGAGTCCGAGACCGCCGTCGTCGCACGCGTTCCGGTACGTGCCTTCACCAACCCGGAGAACCGGCTCATGGTGTACCGGGAAGCCAATACCAGCCGGTTCGCCGGCCCGGCTTTCCTCCTCAACGAGATGCTGGTGTGGGGTTTCACCGGCCAGGTCATCTCCGCGATCCTCGACGTCGCAGGCTGGGCCAAGCCGTGGAACACCGATGACGTCCGCGGACTCGACGAGGCAATGGCCCTCGTCGGGCATGACAACGGTTACGGTGAAGCCCAATGTTGA